A single Thermodesulfobacteriota bacterium DNA region contains:
- a CDS encoding YdbL family protein, translating to MKSRDGLLRWVAFLVTAALLAAAPAWARDGIKERMRERLPAISALKAQGIIGESSQGFLDYLGNARPQEDLVRAENADRQTVYSAIARESGTTPELVGQRRARQLWQRARPGEWLQGPDGRWQEKR from the coding sequence ATGAAGAGCCGTGACGGCCTGCTCCGCTGGGTCGCATTCCTGGTGACCGCGGCGCTGCTGGCCGCGGCTCCGGCCTGGGCCCGGGACGGCATCAAGGAGCGGATGCGGGAGCGCCTGCCCGCCATCAGTGCCCTCAAGGCCCAGGGGATCATCGGTGAGAGCAGCCAGGGCTTCCTGGACTACCTGGGCAACGCCCGCCCCCAGGAGGACCTGGTCCGGGCCGAGAATGCCGATCGCCAGACGGTTTACAGCGCCATTGCCCGGGAGAGCGGCACCACCCCGGAGCTGGTGGGCCAGCGCCGGGCCCGGCAGCTTTGGCAGCGGGCCCGGCCTGGCGAATGGCTCCAGGGCCCGGACGGCCGCTGGCAAGAGAAGCGCTAA